In Lathyrus oleraceus cultivar Zhongwan6 chromosome 2, CAAS_Psat_ZW6_1.0, whole genome shotgun sequence, the DNA window AGTTTTTGAATTTAAATATGATTTTTACACTAAAATTTACTGTCAAATAAGGGATGACAATAGACTGAGTTTGTGCAGGTTACTATAATACTCGTCTCCATAATCGAGTTTAAAAAAAGTTATCGTACCTGACCCCATACTCACGTGGGGACCGACGTGTACCTGTACACGTGCCTTATGAGTACCTATGCCTATACTCATCACCTATTTTGctattaaaaataaaatgacaatttctaaaatataatatCATTTAAAGTGTTTAACAACATTAAAAAATCAAAGGATCTTATTGTTGAAGTATGAAATAAACAAACTCATATATTTAAATCTGTAATAGTTTAATAGtgatattttttaaaaaaatgatagATATGTATTTTTATATGATAATATGAATGATAATATATTATACTGGTAACAAAGTACCAGTGTGCGTGGTATCCCTACAAAGGTAGGGGATACTCATAGATCTTAGTGGGTTTATAACAACTAGGGCTTACCCATGACAATGAGAAGCCGTGTACGATGGTGTTTACGACAATGATGGTGGTATGAGAGAGTCAACTCACGTGAGCTGAGTGAGTATGTAGTGTAAGCGTTAGGTTTGGGTAAAATGTTTTATGTCATTCTCCCGTTAGGGAAAACGTATTTATAGAGGCCCTTGGGCCTAGGTTTTCCTTGGGAGTGATAACCACCCACTCAGTTAGAATAGTTCACTATTGAATCTCTATTTTCTAGGAGGACGTGGATCAACTATTGACTTTGACTTCTCTCTGTTCAAGAAACATGTTAATCTATATTTTCCATAACTAGGTGAATGAGAGATGCTTTAGGGCATGACGATTCCCCTTAGGGACAACATATGATCCTCGCCCGCATTTGATAGGTCTTttacaaatataacactacataTATGAATATGTATTATGCGAGTATACAATAGAGTGAGTATTAAGGTATCCACACCCAATTATTTTAGTGAGTAATTACTCGTACCGGTACCTATTATGTGGAGTTTTATCCTACCTTTTAAAGATATTTTTTTTTTGGATGTTCACTGAGTATGAGCCAAATTGACTTCCCTCGGTTCAACTCACTTTCATAAGAATGTAAAcaaatataaattattttatctTCAACTCATTTTTTATCCTACTCAATCTTCGAAATCAATTTTTATCTTTTTATCAAATACACTCTCAATCTATTGGATCTATTTATGCACCTTGAATCGGTGAACCGGACCAACTCCATCTAACAACTCAATAAACAAATAAACCTTAACATTTTACTTGATGAAATAATTATAGTTTCTAGAATCAGATAAGTGGTTCTGTTAGACTCTAATTAGGGTCGGCCAACAAAAACCTAATCCACATAATTAGGGCCAACATGATGCCTACACTTCCGATGGTTTAGTTGGCTTTCTATTATTAATACGTTGAAGTATTAATTATTGTAGAATTACTTCAAACACTACATAACTTCTGATTACTATTAGTGATAATTTTATGAAATTAACCTCATGCTGCCAAACAAAGTTCATGTTTGGTTGTAAACTATGATTACCTCATTTACATTTTTACATTGACAAAGACTTATGAAAGGAATAGTAACGGTTTCATCTTTTTATACAAATAGTAGGGACATGACCTAATATAGCTAGTACATTTTGGTTAACAATTGAAAGATTTTTCATATATTGATAACAAATTCAAGTTGGACTAGGACATAGCCTGAGCATTCCAGAAAAAAACATCAGATGTTTTACcatatatataaaaaaaaaggGTGACATTGCTTATTATAGTTTATCGACATACTAGTGGATGAAAGAAATAAGCATGCCTAAATGAATACTTGGTGGGAAAATATTGCTTTAATCACTGATAACGAaagaaaaatttaattaataGAAATTGAAAGtgatttttttataataataataaaaaaagaatGATAAGATCAAACAAACAATGTGAAAATGATCCAATAGTGTTAATCAAGTTTATTCATCTCTTTCAATTTAATAATAGATTTAAGACTTTTAAATTTTGAATTTAGTAAAAAAAAATGGTATTGTGATCATTCGGGTCTCTTAAAATTTGATTAGATATCCATAACGTATCGTATTTATATATTTATAGActataattttatttttttataatttattttaaaataattaaaattttaaatacATTGTAATTAAAAGTACTGTATTTAAGAATTTATCAACTTTAATTCAgaattttattatttataatgGTAATATTCAACGAATAAAGTTTTCTTTctttaaatatatatatatatgaaataTTTGTATATATTAATAATTGTTGATATAATTAATGTGTATATTTTACGTATAAATATTATTAAAGTATTTTTTCATGCATATATGTATTTATCATTAACTTTTTATATTTCAAATAAAATTAGTAATActaattataattataattatatttGTAAAATTATAGAAATTTAGCAATTTAAAATAAAGTTTATGAATTATTtaaaaaaactctaaaaaaacttaacatttaaaaaataatttttatgaaaatttattaaaaaattatagGAATTATTTCAAATTCATCGgatatgaattaaaaaaaaaatagtgTTGATGTTCTAGAACTAGATACTCATTTCTctaataattttattttataaataaactatttttaaaaatAAACCCTATATAgaaattcaaaataatttttaaaattttattttccaaaaataaataattgaaaaaataattaaaaaaatttaaatctACTTTTCATttaaattatgttttattttttaataaaaatatctgatcatataaaaattattaaaaagaTTCCTTATTATTGTATTATAATATTCATAAATATTTAGAAAGAAATATAAAATTTTGAATGTGCGCTTAATATTTAAAAACAGGATTAAAAAGGAACGAAGGAGGTGGGTTCCTTAGTCCGAACGCATCTTAGTTTGGTTTTAGGTTCGGAGCTAGGTTTGGATGAAGACTTTGTGCGGATAAGAACGACCCTAACCTTCACTCTTCTTTCTCTCTCTAGAAAAAACTCTCTCTACCGCTTCCAAGTCCTACAAGAACCCATTCCCTCCCTCTCCCTTCTTTACTTCTTCTCAAACTCTCTCCTTCAAATCTCTCCCCCCCTCTCTCTCTTCAACTAAAACAAACACACCATTCACCTTCCCACATTCAAACCAAACATAACACACGAATGGCAATTGAAAACCAAGACAACACCTCTGTCAGAGAAATCAAACCAAAAAACAGAAGAATCATGGTATTTGAATATTTGAATAGTACTTATTGTTGGTTTTTTTTGTTTTCGTTAATGTTAATGTTAATGTTGTGTTTTTTTTAAGGATTTTATTTTCAACATTGTAATCTCTGATTTTGATTTTTGAATAGGGTGCTGGAGGTCCTGATGAAGAGGATGACAGTAGATGGCCACCATGGTTGAAACCTTTGTTGAAAGAAAATTTCTTTGTTCAATGCAAGTTACATGCTGATTCCCACAAAAGTGAATGTAACATGTATTGTTTGGATTGTATGAATGGTCCTATATGTTCTCTCTGTCTTTCTTACCATAAAGAACATCGTTTTATTCAGGTTTGTTGTAAATTGTTGAATCAATTCATCAAAGTCTTCTACTTTTTGCACTAAAACTTAGAATGTGTCAGATTCTAGACCCATTTTGTTTGATGGGTAACTTAGATGCGTTTTTCACTGATTTGCTAAAAGTTTCGGCTTTGTTTTCTGTGCTAGATCTAAACCGTTTCTGTCATTCATTTGTTATTCATTGTTTTCTCTTATCAATTTCTTTTCTCCAAAATAGTTTCTTAACATTGTCATTCATTTTAAAAACTTCAAAAAGAAATTTCTTTGAGCTCATTTTAAGCTGTTTTGAATGAGTTTTTTTATGTGGGAATGAAGTTTAACTATTATTATGGTCTAATGTACTATGGTTTTATGTCTATTGAATGTACTAAGTTTGTTTTTGTCTTTGTCTGTGGTTTGAACAGATCCGAAGATCTTCATACCATGATGTGATTAGGGTGAATGAGATTCAGAAGGTATTGGACATCACTGGTGTTCAAACGTATGTTATCAACAGTGCAAGAGTTGTGTTTTTGAATGAAAGGCCTCAGCCAAGGCCGGGAAAAGGTGTCACAAACACTTGTGAAGTTTGCGAGCGTAGTCTTCTCGATTCCTTCCGGTTCTGCTCTCTCGGTTGCAAGGTGCTTTACTTTGCATTCAATTAATTAAATTTCAAAGCATTATATGCGCCATTGCGAGGATTGTGTTTGGTATTCTTGTTCAGCATTGGTGTCTGTGTCTCTGTGTTTGTATCAGTGCTTCATAGCTCGAGATCAATGTCTTCTCATCACAGATTTTTAAGAAGGATACAACTTTCAAAAATTGGAATTTGATTTTGGTTAGCTTTCTTTTCAAGCTAAAATAAAACTTTGTGTGTTAAAATTAAAATGACTTAAGTTGACTTTTTCATAACGTGTACCCTTTGGTTCACGAGACTCTTGTTGTCTTCAATTTAATCTTTCCCCTTAATTTCTTCAAAAGCATTAAACAAACATGAATATTGGGATTTGAATATTGACTTTTAATCCTTAATTTGCAAAAATCAAAACTACTATTCAACAAACTCATGTTAATTCTATTCAATTTTGATTCCTTTTGGTTAATTGATTAACCAATGAATGTGAATGTGAATTGCAGATTGTAGGAACATCTAAGAATTTCcagaagaaaaagaaacaaataaCAGCAATGGCATCAGATTCAGAAGATTCATACAGTAGCAACAACAACATTCACAGCCGTCACAAGAAAATCAAAGTTCAAAGCTTCACACCATCAACACCTCCTCCAACTTCTGTTAATTACAGAACAGCCAAGAGAAGAAAGGGAATTCCACATAGAGCCCCATTGGGGATAGATAGTTGGTACTATTAATAGTTGgtaattttattttatttgctATAATGACCCTATGTCAAGTactatttttttaaaaatgtttttagtGGGTGTATATAGCAAAAATCCAATAGAAGTGGAAAAAGTTGGGTAGTAGAAAATAAAAGACACCTGTGGAAGAATAGTTGGTGGTGCATTTAgcaaaaaaagaagaagaagggGGTAAGTAACCCGTGCGTGTCTAGCAAAAGAAGTAAGTTTACTAGGTTTGTTTTACTAAAGTAATTATACCTAAGTTTTGTGGTTGAGGATGTAAATGTGGGTTAGTAAGATGTGGGAGAAAAGGAAATGAAAATGTACTAGTTGAAAAAGGTGGAATGTCAATATATGGAAATACAATAATAAAATGGATCTTATCTTATGTTATTTTATTTGTATAATATTTGTATAATAATCAATCTCTTCATAAGAATTTTATTagaattaaatttttattttccattattccttcatatccttttctatttatttttctaatttttttttcttAATGTGTTAACTTATTGTGAGTGGTTGTGAATGCTGGTGGTGGTGGCGATGTTAACATAAGGTTCCATTCACGGTGGGGTCCACAAAGGTCGGCCTACATGGGTTTTGTCGTCAGCGTGTACACGTGTCGAAATCTCATTGATGGTTGTGAAAGCGAGGTGCGTTAGTTCTCGAAAGTAGAGAGTAGGTCGGCCGCCTTGAATCAGAGAAAAAATATGCTTCgattattttatttattttaatactgttttttaattttttaattggtacacattccaattattattataaataatattttttttaatttattaaataaatgGTATATTAATCATTATTATATATTagatatattaattatttaataaatatataatgaatataatttttttaatacTTATAATAATGACGAAATAGTGTATTCAAGGAAAAAAATGGTTCGACAAAAAGTTTTTATTCCATAATGTAGTACTGTTTTCAAACCTTAACTATAAATTAATTTTTAGATTGAATAATATAAATAACTATAATGATAAAAAATATATAGACGAGAGGGTTTTGAAACTTCATATGAATCGAAAAAATGTTGGTTAATGGTTGAGAACTTGAGATTCGTAATTCATTTTTAAATGATAAAACCAAGGCAGTTCCATACTGTGGGTACCATAGTTATTTTGATCAAACGGATGCGTTGTAGTATCGCATAATTGGACGGTTAATCCCCTCGATTATGGAGTATAGATCCCCCCAATCACACGGCCTTGAATACATTAGGCAGAATATTTATGGCATTTTAAAAATAATTCAATGTGATTCAGTTGTCAAtttaaaagtaaaaaaataaaaaaataaagatAGAATGATGTTTTtatcaaaataataattattatattaaaagagtttaattgaaatgcactgacagtgtaaaaatTTTTTACACGGTCAGTTAATCACAGCGTAAAAAGTTTTACATAATCAATTCATCTTCATCACTtgtttgtattactttatagatttttaaaataaaagtcaaacttattttaatatccGACGTCTAAGATTAACTGACagtcagtgtatttcaattaaatcctaaAAATAATTCCAATAATTAAATGGTACTATAATTATGAAAAAGAACTAATTTGTATTATAAATTGAAAtgaataatttattttatgatattttatTATTCTAAATAAGTCATTTATTGTAAAACGAAAGAAATATTATCTTAAATTTTTAATATAATTCTATCCGTCTAtttttcaattatattttatatttaatatattaaTTATGTACAAAATAAATATAAGGTTAATAATGACCATAATACGATTACTTTATGTTTAGTGGTTATGTTGGAACAATTAGGTTATTCTAGAACAAAGAAAGAGAAAAAGTAATGTGAAAATGATTCTATATTAAAAAAAAGTTAGTCTGAATTTATAACTTCACATTAGGAGACTAACATATATGATGAATTCGACGCGACCATGTCGAATACATGCTAACATATTTCGACAATAACAACTAACTTTTATTCAACTAATTTTGATTTTGTCGAATACAGTTAAATTTGACTTTGTCGAATACAAATTTGTCTACTAGAACAATGAATTACTACTTCTAACATACCAACTAATTCATCTTTTCTAGGCTTCTTATCCCAATGTTTCTCTTCAACTCTTCGAACCTGATTTTCTTCAATGGTTTAATGAGTATATCAACTAGTTGCAGTTCTAACTTGCAACACTCTAGTTCAAGTTTTGCTTTATTTACTTGATCCCTAAGAAAACGATGCCTCATCTCTATGTGTTTACTCTTACCATGACACATAGGGTGATTTGACAGGTTGATAGTTGACTTGTTATCTACAAACAACTTCATCTTCCTAGGTTCCATGATCTTGAGATCTTCAAGTAACATATATATCCATAATGCTTGACATGCTACATACCATGCAATTACTTACTCAACCTCACAAGAGTACAATGCTACAATGCCTTTCTTTCTCGAGCTCCAACAGATTGGTGCTCCACCAATCATGAATATGTAGCATGCAATACTTTTCTTTTCATCTTTGTCTccactaaaataaaaaattatagTCATACACTTATGCATTGTTCTTCAAGTTCTTCTTGTTTCGCGTCAACACACCATTATCAATTGCCCTTTTGAGGTATCCTAGCTCTCTATTGATTGACTGTAGTGATATGACATTCTTGTGCCTTTTCCATAAACCTGCACAAAATCCCAACACTTTGACAAATGTCAGGTATGATATTTTATAAGTACCTTAGAGATCCAATGATTTGTTTGTACAATATGACATTTACAAATTCATCATTTTTTCTCTTTTCAACTTTGCTCCTGTCTTCAATGGTGTGACAACTGCATTACAGATGCTCATCTTGAACCTTTTCAAGATGTCTTGAGCATACTTCTTTTGGTGCAAGAATACTTCTTCACTCGTGTCTTTGAACTTTATCCCTTAGAAATATAACAAGTTCCCCAGATTAGACATTTCAAATTCATGCATCAGTTCAGTCTTGACCCTTTTTATCTCTTCCTCGTATGCACCTATGATCAACAAATCATCCATGTATAGACATAAAATAATTTGATTGTCCTTTTCTGCAACATATACATATACTCCATGATCTGAAAGATATTTTGTGAAGTCTGCCTTGATCAAGAAGTTGTTTATCCTTTTATTCCAAGCCCTTGGTGTCATACCTCAAATTTGTCTGTGGATTTTAAATTTCTAGGCAACCCGCTTTATTTTGTTTTGTCTAGAATAAAATTTCGGTTTTATGGACAGACCCGTTGAATTGATTCCTTAACCACACATAAAATTCGTGAACAGTCTTTTCAGGTTTGGGCATGCAACTATCTATTTTATTGATCTACATTATGCTAGTTTAATCTGGTGTGCTCATTTTACTTTTTCATGTATCCGCGTGTTCGCGTATTGATCAGTGCGAGCCTTGTTAACTGCAAGATTTGATCCGTGAATGTCTATTTTAATGAACTACATTTCGTGTATATTATTTTAgtgcattcattttattttttcgcACATTTGCGCGTTCAATTTTTGTTCATTTTAATTCCCTTTATTTCGTTTTTTAATTCAATATAttaagaaaaaataaatagatttaaataaaacaatttaattgttttatttgtttttaacaaaaaaaatattgtgattttattttactattttttaaCTCATTTTGATCCTAAAATTATCTAGGGGTATTTTTGGACTTAACTGAAAATTCAAACCCTAATATGTGATATAAATAGTAACTTGTGATGGAAAATAGAGGAGAATACAATCGCCTAGTCTCCCAATcacatctctctctctctctctctctctctctctctctctctctaaattttaaacaataaaaaaagagagaagaaaaGT includes these proteins:
- the LOC127119748 gene encoding protein RGF1 INDUCIBLE TRANSCRIPTION FACTOR 1, with the protein product MAIENQDNTSVREIKPKNRRIMGAGGPDEEDDSRWPPWLKPLLKENFFVQCKLHADSHKSECNMYCLDCMNGPICSLCLSYHKEHRFIQIRRSSYHDVIRVNEIQKVLDITGVQTYVINSARVVFLNERPQPRPGKGVTNTCEVCERSLLDSFRFCSLGCKIVGTSKNFQKKKKQITAMASDSEDSYSSNNNIHSRHKKIKVQSFTPSTPPPTSVNYRTAKRRKGIPHRAPLGIDSWYY